gcgcctggggggggggggggtaggcgcgccccctacctcgtgccctcctggttgatttcttgatgtagggtccaagtcctctggatcacattcgttccaaaaatcacgttcccgaaggtttcattccgtttggactctgtttgatattctttttctgcgaaactctgaaataggcaaaaagcagcaattctgggctgggcctccggttaataggtttgtcccaaaaataatataagtgtataataaagcccaataatgtccaaaacagaatataatatagcatggaacaatcaaaaattatagatacattggaaaCGTATAACTCCATAGTTCCgtagaacggcgttttagtcatcttgaccatgaggcatggttcgcaagtaccaagtgattccaaaagtccatcggtatggagtttcttcatgtgctttacaccaatatgacccaaacggctgtgccacaaataagttgtactatcattatcaactctgcatcttttggcttcaacattgtgaatatgtgtatcactactatcgagattcatcaaaaatagaccactcttcaagggtgcatgaccataaaagatattactcatataaatagaacaaccattattctctgatttaaatgaataaccgtctcgcatcaaacaagatccagatataatgttcatgctcaacactggcaccaaataacaattatttaggtctaataataatcccgaaggtagatgtagatgtagcgtgccgacggcgatcacatcgactttggaaccgtttcccacgcgcatcgtcacctcgtccttagccagtgtccgcttaatccgtagtccctatttggagttgcaaatattagcaacagaaccagtatcaaatacccagatgctactgcgagctctggtaaggtacacatcaataacatgtatatcacatatatctttgttcaccttgccatccttcttatccgccaaatacttggggcagttccgcttccagtgaccagtctgcttgcagtagaagcactcagtctcaggcttaggtccagacttgggtttcttctcttgagcaacaacttgtttgttgttcttcttgaagttccccttcttcttccatttgccctttttcttcaaactagtggtcttattgaccatcaacacttgatgctccttcttgatttctacctccgtagcctttagcattgcgaagagctcgggaatcgtcttatccatcccttgcatgttatagttcatcacgaagctcttgtagcttggtggcaatgattgaagaattctgtcaatgacgctatcatccggaagattaactcccagttgaatcaagtgattgttatacccagacattctgagtatatgctcactaacagaactattctcctccatcttgcagctgtagaacttattggagacttcatatctctcaatccgggcatttgcttgaaatattaacttcaactcctggaacatctcacatgctccatgacgttcaaaacgtcgttgaagtcccggttctaagccgtaaagcatggcacactgaactatcgagtagtcatcagctttgctctgccagacgttcataacatctggtgttgctcctgcagcaggtttggcacctagcggtgcttccaggacgtaattcttctgtgcagcaatgaggataatcctcaagttacggacccagtccgtgtaattgctaccatcatctttcaactttgctttctcaaggaacgcattaaaattcaacagaacaacagcacgagccatctatctacaacaaacatagacatgcaaaatactatcaggtactaagttcatgataaatttaagttcaattaatcatattacttaagaactccccttagatagacatccctctaatcatctaagtgatcacgtgatccaaatcaactaaaccataaccgatcatcacgtgaaatggagtagttttcaatggtgaacatcactatgttgatcatatctactatatgattcacgctcgacctttcggtctcagtgttccgaggccatatctgcatatgctaggctcgtcaagtttaacctgagtattctgcgtgtgcaaaactggcttgcacccgttgtagatggacgtagagcttatcacacccgatcatcacgtggtgtctgggcacgacgaactttggcaacggtgcatactcagggagaacacttttatcttgaaatttagtgagagatcatcttataatgctaccgtcaatcaaagcaagataagatgcataaaagataaacatcacatgcaatcaatataagtgatatgatatggccatcatcatcttgtgcttgtgatctccatctccgaagcaccgtcatgatcaccatcgtcaccggcgctacaccttgatctccatcgtagcatcgtttctcgtctcgccaactattgcttctacgactatcgctaccgcttagtgataaagtaaagcaattacagggcaattgcattgcatacaataaagcgacaactatatggctcccgccagttgccgataactcggttacaaaacatgatcatctcatataataaaatatagcatcatgccttgactatatcacatcacaacatgcccagcaaaaacaagttagacatcctctactttgttcttgcaagttttatatacgtggctgttacgggctgagaaagaaccgttcttacctacgcatcaaaaccacaacgatagttcgtcaagttagtgctgttttaaccttctcaaggaccgggtgtagccacactcggttcaactaaagttggagaaactgacacccaccagccacctttgtgcaaagcacgtcggtagaaccagtctcgcgtaagcgtaggcgtaatgtcggtccgggccgcttcatccaacaataccgccgaaccaaagtgtgacatgctggtaagcagtatgacttgtatcgccctcaactcacttgtgttctactcgtgcatataacatcaacgcggttgatgtagtcgtacgtcttcacgatccgaccgatcaagtaccgaacgcatggcacctccgagttctgcacacattcaactcgatgacttccctcgaactccgatccagccgagctttgagggagagttccgtcagcacgacggcgtggtgacgatgatgatgttctaccgacgcagggcttcgcctaagcactgctacgatattatcgaggtggactatggtggagaggggcaccgcacacggctaaaagatccaagagatcaattgttgtctctatggggtgcccctcgcccccttcccaattcggattgggcttggggggggggggctcccttgctcctttccctcctttccactaaagcccattaaggcccatatacctcccggggggttccgataacctcccggagctccggtattatcccgatctcaccgGAACCATTCAGGTATCCAAATATAGtagtccaatatatcgatctttacgtctcgaccatttcgatactcctcgttATGTCgctgatcacatccgggactccgaacaaccttcggtacatcaaaacacataaactcataatataactgtcatcgaactttaagcgtgcggaccatacgggttcgagaactatgtagacatgaccgagacacgtctccggtcaataaccaatagctgaacctggatgctcatattggctcccacatattctacgaagatctttatcggtcaaacggcataacaacatacgttgttccctttgtcatcggtatgttacttgcccgagattcgatcgtcggtatctcaatacctagttcaatctcgttaccggcaagtctctttactcgttccgtaatacatcatcgcgcaactaactcattagtgcaatgcttgcaaggcttaagtgatgtgcattaccgagtgggcccagagatacctctccgacaatcgaagtgacaaatcctaatctcgaaatacgccaacccaacaagtaccttcggagacacctgtagagcacctttatactCACCCAGTTAcgtgtgacgtttggtagcacacaaagtgttcctccggtaaacgggagttgcataatctcatagtcataggaacatgtataagtcatgaagaaagcaatagcaacatactaaacgatcgagtgctaagctaacggaatgggtcaagtcaatcacatcattctcctaatgatgtgatcccgttaatcaaatgacaactctttgtctacggctaggaaacataaccatctttgatcaacgagctagtcaagtagaggcctactagtgacactctgtttgtctatgtattcacacatgtatcatgtttccggttaatacaattctagtatgaataataaacatttatcatgatataagaaaataaataataattttattattgcctttagggcatatttccttcaaatggGCCTCCAACCGCCGCTTCCTCAAGATAATCTCTATATGATAAGGCATCCTGCATTGGTTTGGGTACCAGGCCAAGGGCTCTCAACAGGTAGCAGACATGTTGGTCACTTCACGATGGCTCCTAATCCTAGCTAGTCACCTCAAAGCCTCTTTGGCGTCAACTAAGCACATCGATGCTCTTCTTCCTTCCTTTTAAATAAACATTTTATGCAAGCATGCTACACAAACACTACATTTAGAGAATTTATTTTTTGCACCCACCATGATTAAGTTGGTTGTCCTTCTATGGAATCTATGCAATTTATGGCAGCTAGAGCGTGTTATCCCCATATGTACCACCAAGGCATGTAGGAGCGCTCGAGTAGTGTTAAGTGCCACAAGCATCTTTCATTTTTCTACATAATATAAGGGCTCTCCAATTTGATGAAAGGATGGAAACACAACTCAATAACAGATTGAGCAAATTCACATGTCTCTAGCCCATAGTTAACAACTCTTTCTATTTTTTTCTAGCTAGTCGCCTCTCCCAAGTCCCAACTCCCACATTATTGCCCTTTGCCTTCATTTTGTCGGTCATGCTACACCAGATGTTGTCCAACTAGTGGATGTTCTGGTTACACTATACGCTCTAGCTCAAGAGCTTTCACTAGTTGATAGGCCTCGTTGAGACAACGAGTCATTGGGACCTGCGGTTCATACAAGTGGCTACAATGTAGCTTTTGAGTGGGTGTATTATGGGTTGGTTTGGAAAGGAGAGTGTGTGGGTAGTGCACGACTGTTGAATTGATTAAAGCGGTGGCAAGCAATTGTTTGACGGTCTTTGCTAGGTACTCATTGATAGGGAATATGGATTCCACACCTTTACCGATGGTTCCACTCTAAAGTCTCTTTTCTTGTAATGGTCTCTTACCTAGACTACCCCCAAATACTGAAGCAGTTTTTATTGAAGAACTCTACATTGGTACAAGAATTTTAGAGACGGGCTAAAAAATGAAAGAGATGGAATACTTTATAATTATTTGACTTGAGATAGTTTTTAGTTAAATACTTGAATTTAATTTATTGCCAAATTCTGTGAACGTTTAAGTTGCTAGCTTAATAGGTTTTTTGTGGACGTATAATAACAATATTATATAGCTACATCTACATGTCACCTAGCGTTTCCATGGAAGCACGAGGGGAATCATCTAGTGTGGAGGAGGACACTGAACTATGGGCTTGAGAGGCTTAGGAACTATGGTTGTATGTATGTCTGTTGTTGTTGTATGTATGTCTGCTGTTGTTGTATGTATGTCTCGTCTCATCTTATCTGCTGTTGTTGTATGTATGTCTGTCTGCAATGCATCATGGACAgaagaaatttcagaaaatcTTGACACCGCCATTCTGAATTCTACTACAGTATATCATAGCTCTGATTGCGTGCTAGCTGCTTAGCAATGACCAATCATCCGCCACCCGAATCACTAGCACCACCCCATTGTTACCGCCGCGCTTCTGAAACCATGTCCCTTGCCACATTTTACAGCTAGCTAGTTCGACCAAGGTAATCTGGCTATATGGGTAAACTCGCATCGCATGGTTCGATGATCTCAAAGGAATCATACCGATCTTTAAGTTGGAGCTGGCATGGTGGCATGTACCGATGCATTTGCCAGAGATGATAAGCAGTAAGTTATAGTTCAACTAAATTGTAAAACATGGAGATACTTTGGTTCTAGTACCGCAACTGATGTAGCTACATCTGACTTCAGTGATCTTATCAAGGCTGTTATTGGTCATTAGATCCATTGTTGGATGTTAAAGGGGGATATTCTATTTTGGCATTGTCGATACGAAAATACTCTGTTTCTAGTTAATTGCAACAAAGTTGACTCTTTTTGGAAGAACCGCAGCAGAGTTCTTCTCCTGATAAAACTAGCATTAATTCTGTTTACGGCCTGAATTTCGACTTGGCTGATTTGAGGGTACAACTTAACAGTGTTTTGGTTCTTAAACCCATTATGACCATGCTTCCTTTTTCAGGTGTGCCGAGCCAGCTGCTGAAGGCATATTCGCAAACTTGTCCCTCCTACTGACAGAGGAAGACAGGACCAAGTTCCCTTCGATAACTGGCAGCGAGGACGTGAAGACATAGACTGGGATGACCGTCTGCATTTCCCTGCCGGGGAGAAGGAGATCGACATCTCGAAGTACCTCCGGGACATCATCCACCTGGAGATCACACTGGGCGCCTTCTGCAGCAGCACCTGCAAGGGCCTGTGCCTTGTCTGCGGTGCGAACCTCAACACGAGCAGCTGGAGCTGCGGCGCCGAGGAGTCGACGCAAGCGAAGGACGCCAGGCGGCCGGGAACTCTCAATGACCTGCTGAAGTCTATGCAGAGAAGATGATGATGAGGCAGACAGTGCATATGCAGGTATCTTGTAACCTGTGTGATAGTCTCTAGGATTGTCATGGGCAAGATATGCAGCCCGGTGAAAATGCAAATACCTGATGGCGGAGATATAGGGGAACTTGACCGGCGACATTTGAGTCATGTGTCATGCTTCGCTGCACCGACGGTGCAAATCTGTTTTTCTGTTCCTTGGAAGTTCATGATTATCATTTGTATTGCCTCATCTTACTGTTCTGAAAGTAGAAGCCTGCAATGCAATGCCAGGATGTCATGTTGTAGTGCAAAACCTGAAATGACATGATGAGTGGATTTTGTGCTGAGACTTGTGCTTTGTCTCCTGTATCTGCACTTATCACTGTATGTGTATGTTTTTGCAGGAACACTTGCATCTTTCAGGTTTTACTTCTTGCAAGCCAACAGGTAACAAACCAAAGTAGGTCAACACAAAACTTACTTATAATTGAGCAAAGACAAGTGAAAAACAGAGACGGTCCAGGTGCATGTCAACACAAAACGAAGAATCAGTTCACCAGTCACAACATATAGTAATTAAGAAGACTGAATATACTAGCAGACTAGATCAACATATAGTAATTAAGTAGACTGAATAAACTAGCAGACTAGATCAACTGTGAGCAGATCAGTACACAGGAACACAAAGAACACTCATTCATGCCCTCTCCTCCGCGAGTTTCGCAAGGGCGCGCCGCTCATTCCACAAGCTTGAAACAAGGGACCATGCAACAGCAACATCCACCTTGCAGAAGCCAAGATCGCAGGTGCCATTGCTCGTGCCGGCCCTCTTCGGCGCGAACACGGCCTCGCCTCGCGCAACAACGACGGCAGCGCCACCACCATCATCGCCGTCTTCTTTGCCAGCGGTCTGAGGGGACGCCACCACGGAGACAACCAGCTTCCCCCCCTCGAGGTCCACTGACACGACGCGCCTCGAGAGCTCGACCGCGCCGGTCGAGGGCTGATCGGCATCTTCCCGTCCCGGGAGTCAAGCAGCAGCACCTCTCCTTCCCTCACGGTTGTGACCTCGGTGACGACGCGCCCTCGGAGACCCTCTGGCCAGACACCGTCGATGATCCGGACACCGATGACGGTCGCCTCGACCGAGGGGTCCAACGGCGCGTAGGCAAGCTCGATCGTGCACCGGTCACAGAGGATACCAGAGCGGATCACATGTGTGGCAAGGTAGGTCTGGGGGTAGTTGAAGATCCCAAAGGCCAGCATCTCGTCCTCTTCGGGGTCCATCTTGCTCTTCACCTTCAGCTGGAACTCAATCGTGATCGGGTCGATGATCACGATCGCGCGCGACGGGCCTGTCAGCAGTAGGTATGGATCCTGCAATGCAAGCAACACATGCCAACAAAATGGTTGGCAGACTATCATGTAACGAAGACGAGAACTATGGCGAATATATCAAATTCATGCTCCAACTCGATGAAGGTGAAGAATCAGAGGAAATATATTTTAACATAAAACAAGAGACAACAAATGATGCACGGTGCTTGCCTGTTGGGTGAGGACCTGGCAGTTATCCCTGGTGCGGTTGAAGAGGAAGTTGCGATTGTGATCCGAGGTGTCCCTGGCGGCGACCAGGCCGTGGACATGCAGCGGCCACCGGAGGCCGTCTTCCAGGTCAGCCACCCGAACGCTGAAGATCTGCATGGTACAATGAGGTCTCGCGTAGCTCGGGATGGGTCCGAATGTAAAGCGCGTGGGACCAAGACTTGCTGCATGGCAGGAAGCAAAATTAAACTGTGTGTCACGGGAACGCATAGAGCTTGTTGTTATCAGCAAATAAGACACAGCCATGCTAAATAAAGCTGGTTAGAAAGGGTCTCTGATCTCTTTTTCTACATTAACAAGAACATTGCACACAGTTAATAACTGATCGTAATTAATATATGAGTGAGGTGGATTTGTGGCATCAGTAGAGCAAGTTCCCGTGAACGAATGAAATTGCAGTTGTTTTCTTCCTCGCTACAATCTAATGGATGAAAAATAGGTAGTGATGCGAGCGAAACAGGGGAGCTAGAGGTGATTACTCTGGTCGTCGAAGGAGCCAAATTTGCCGGCGAAGCGGCTCTCCCACAGCCCGCGGTACCTGGCGATCCGAtcttcctccctgtaaaccccctcctcctcctcttcctcctgcgtcgtcgtctccggcgccgccggcggcggcggacatgGACATGGAGGAGGTGTGCTGTTAATATACTCATCATGGTTCTCCCTCCTCACatccttcatcttctcctccctCTGCTCTCTGGTGGCACTGGCATCCTCGGCCTCGGCCTCGTCCTCGCCCTCACCCTCGCCCTCGGCCCCGTGGAGGATGGATATGTCCATCCCCGCCAGTCCGCTGCTGATCAGCTCCTCCATCGCCCGGGATCGAGGAATCAAACGATCGATCTATCGCTTCCTTCCTCTGCCGCTTAACTCTGTAATTAGGTTTAGATAATTTTTTTTGACAGTTGGATCAAACGTAGAAAACACGTACGTGGTCACCAACCAAAGCAAAAGCGGCTAAAGGAATCTCTGCATGGAGACAGCCGGGGTACCAAACCTTTCTTTCGCTGAACCATGGACCTCCCTCCGCTTCCGGTGGCGACCGCCGGCTGCTGTTACGGCAGCTCGATTCCCCTCTCGGAAACGCGACCGGCGAACGCCGGATCTCACAAAGATTGCTGCATCTTGTTGAGATATGTATTTAGCACATGTATTCTTGTACTCCAAGTCTTCTCCTTGTGTATAGTTGAGGATATGACTTGCCCTATGTACTATATATACTTGTGCATATGCACCCATCAATATATTGAGAGTTGCATCCTATTCCTCTACATGGTATCAGCCTAACCCTCGGTCCCCAGCCCtagccgcgccgccgtcgcctccccaGGCCGCCGCACCTCCCGCtgtcccgcgccgccgcctcccctgccgccgcgccgcctctctccctcccccACAACCCTACCCCGCCGCGCCTCCACCCTCCCTGCCGCACCACGCCGCTCCCCACCCCCCGAGCCGCCTCCCTCCCGAAAACCCTAAACCCCTCCCCGATCCCATCCCGCGCCGCCACCCCCTCCTTCTGCCATGTCAGCCCtcggcacctcctcctcctccagcgccCCTCCTAGCAACCCGTTCGACTCCTCCTACGGGTCCGAGCCCGATGAGCCCAAAGCCGCCGACATCCGCAACATCCACCTCTCCGATCACGTCCCCATTATCCTCTGCCACGCCTCCGCAAACTACTATGCTTGGAAAACCTACTTCAATCTCCTTTTCCGTGAGTACAACCTTCGTGATCATGTGGACGGTCTCGCCAATTTCTTTGCCGGCGCCCACGACGCCAACTGGCTCGACATTGACGCCACCCTCATCCGGTGGTTCTTCCTCACCGTCTCTCCGGACATCTTCCACACCGTCGTTCGCGATGGGGACGATGCCTACACGGTGTGGACCAAGATCAATggcctcttcaccgacaacaaGCTCCAACGGATTGTTTTCTTGCAGCAGGAATTTTTTGGGTGCCACCAGAACGACTCCACCATCGACGCTTTCTGTCTCCGGCTCAAGACCCTCTCCGACGAGCTCAACGACGTCGGGTTCAAGGTGGGCGACGAGCTTCTCCTCTCGACGCTCACCGCCGGCCTCAACGAGGACTTCGGCAACGCCGCCTCCAACCTCACCCTCATGGCGAACCCTACTTACGAGCGGGCGGTGGCCTATCTTCGCCTTGAGGAGCGGCGGATGAAGCACCTCCGCACCCGCGCCGTCCACACCGCGCTCGccgccggcttctccaccggcGCCTCTACACCACCCTCGGTGCCCCGTCCTCCAGTTGTCCCGCACCCTACGCCGGTGCCGCAGCCGCCCCAACCTCCGCGCACCGGTGGGAACGGCGGCAACCGGCGCCGCGGCCAACGCCAAGGCGGCGGCAAAGGGGGCGGCAGTGGCGGTCAGGCTCCCCAGCAGCAGCCCCCGCCACCCTGGGCCGGTGGCTATAACCCCTGGACGGGGGTCGTGCACGCATATAGCATGCCCGTGCCGCGGCCCCCCGCCCCGGGCATCCTCGGCCCCTGCCCTAGCGCTCACCAGGCGCTCCTGGCTGCGCCTGCCGGCGCATATGGCGCGTACGGCGCCCCTCCTGTCGCGCCCCCCTTTGGCGCTCCCGGCGCGTACGGCGCCCCCTACTACGACCCGGCCCTTCTAGCGGCACTGCAGCAGCCGCCGCCATACTCAGGTGGTGGCGGCGATTGGATTATGGACTCTGGCGCCACCTCCCATATGTCCGCTCATCCGGGTAACCTCTCCTCCGTCCATCCCACTTCCACTCCATCTCGCATCATCATCGGTAACGGTGTTGGTCTTCCCATCTCTCATGTCGGTTCTGCACCCTTTCCCTCTAACTCTCGACCTCTCTCTCTTAATAATGTCATTGTTTCTCCTCATCTTATTCAGAACTTAGTTTCCGTTCGTAATCTTTCTCGTGACAATTTTGTAACTGTGGAATTTGACGAAGTTGGCTTTTCTGTTAAGGACGCTCGCACCAGGATGATTCTTCACCGCTGTGACAGTCCCGGCGACCTCTACCCAGTTCATCCGCCGTCATCTCCGGGTGGTCCTCGCGCTTTTTCCACAGGCGTCGATCTTTGGCATGCTCGTCTCGGGCATCCTAGCACTTCTTCACTTCGTCAAATAATGAGAGGATTTTCTTTTTCCTGTAATAAAACGGCCGCTCACTCCTGTGAAGCCTGCCGGTTAGGCAAACATGTTCGCCTTCCTTTTAGTTCCTCTTCCACAGTTGCATCTtttccgtttgagttgattcacAGCGATGTATGGACCTCTCCAGTACCTAGTAATTCTGGTTATCTTTATTATCTCGTTTTACTGGATGATTACTCTCACTTTGTGTGGACATTTCCTCTTCGTAGGAAATCCGATGTTGCCGCCACCCTCATTGCATTCTATGCTTATGTCTCCACACAGTTTGGGCGACCCATACTCGCACTTCAGACCGACAACGGGAAAGAATTCGACAATCTCACCATCCGCCACCTTCTTTCCTCCCACGGCACCGTGTTTCGTCTCACGTGTCCATACACCTCCCAGCAGAATGGCCGTGCCGAGCGCATCCTACGCACCCTCAATGAGTGTGTGCGTACCCTTCTCTTCCATGCCTACATGCCCTCTCTGTTTTGGCCAGATGCCCTCGCCACCGCCACCCTCCTCCTTAACCTCCGGCCATGCCGTCCGCGCTGGAACTATGCGCCTCACCATCTCCTATATGGCGCTCCTCCCTCCTACGATGGTCTCCGAATTTTCGGTTGCCGTTGCTACCCCAACACCACCGCCACCACACCTCATAAACTCGCTCCTCGTTCCGTTCCATGTGTCTTTCTTGGTTACCCGGCCAACACTAAGGGTTATCGCTGCTATGACCCCGTGTCTCACCGTGTCATCACCTCCCGGCACGTGTACTTTGATGAGCTTGTGTTTCCCTTTGCACAGGAACAGGTGGTGCCGCCTTCCTCTCCCGCGGCGGGttctcctccgcgccgccgcccgctgctGGCCTTGGGTGCTCCGGCCACCCCGCCCGCGGCGCCCTCCTCCGGATCGGGGCCATCCACGGCTCCCTCCTCCGGTTCGGCGCCTTCGTCGCCTGGAGCCGCGTCGACGTCGCCTACGTCGCCCCGCTCCTCTGCCATGCATGCTGGGCCAACAGCTGGGCAGGCCCCCACTGGCGCGGCCTCACCTGGCGCGGCCTCTCCTGGCGCCGCGTCGACCCCGCCTCGGTCGCCCGCCCCGACCCCGCCTCGGTCGCCCGCTGGCGCGATCGCGGCCCCGGTGTCGCCTGGCTCTCCCGACGCCGTGGCCTCGTCCTCCGCCCGGCCCGCTTCTCCCGACGACACCGTGGAGGCCACGGCCTCTCCCGTGGACACCGTGGTTGCCA
The sequence above is a segment of the Aegilops tauschii subsp. strangulata cultivar AL8/78 chromosome 6, Aet v6.0, whole genome shotgun sequence genome. Coding sequences within it:
- the LOC109770597 gene encoding uncharacterized protein, whose translation is MSISLRRRGAATTGGDDEEEEEEEGVYREEDRIARYRGLWESRFAGKFGSFDDQTSLGPTRFTFGPIPSYARPHCTMQIFSVRVADLEDGLRWPLHVHGLVAARDTSDHNRNFLFNRTRDNCQVLTQQDPYLLLTGPSRAIVIIDPITIEFQLKVKSKMDPEEDEMLAFGIFNYPQTYLATHVIRSGILCDRCTIELAYAPLDPSVEATVIGVRIIDGVWPEGLRGRVVTEVTTVREGEVLLLDSRDGKMPISPRPARSSSRGASCQWTSRGGSWLSPWWRPLRPLAKKTAMMVVALPSLLREARPCSRRRGPARAMAPAILASARWMLLLHGPLFQACGMSGAPLRNSRRRGHE